One Trichormus variabilis 0441 genomic window, GTGATTAATGATGCAGATATGCAGGGTTTTGGTGCAATTAAGGGTAGGGGCGTGGAATTGGTGATTACCTTGGGGACAGGGTTTGGTTCCGCGTTATTTGTCGATGGTAAATTAGTGCCGAATATGGAAATGGGACATCATCCCTTTCGCAAGGGGGAAACCTACGAAGAACAACTAGGAAGAGCAACTTTAGATAAGATTGGTCAAAAGAAATGGAATCGCCGTTTAGAGAAAGCGATCGCCTCACTACAACGACTATTCAACTATGATTACCTTTATATCGGTGGTGGTGAAGCCGTAAGAGTAAATTTTCAGCTACCTTTAAATGTCAAACTCATTCCGAATATTACTGGTTTGTTAGGTGGTATCGCTTTGTGGCGAGATGAAAAAAGACCATGAATCAATTC contains:
- a CDS encoding ROK family protein, producing the protein MVEDNGSIRTLSVDIGGSGVKALVLDITGNPVTERARVDTPQPATPEVVINAIMVLAAAQGEFHRVSVGFPGVVRAGVTETAVNLDSDWIGFDLEAALSQRLHKPVRVINDADMQGFGAIKGRGVELVITLGTGFGSALFVDGKLVPNMEMGHHPFRKGETYEEQLGRATLDKIGQKKWNRRLEKAIASLQRLFNYDYLYIGGGEAVRVNFQLPLNVKLIPNITGLLGGIALWRDEKRP